The following proteins come from a genomic window of Lolium rigidum isolate FL_2022 chromosome 5, APGP_CSIRO_Lrig_0.1, whole genome shotgun sequence:
- the LOC124653743 gene encoding flavone O-methyltransferase 1-like: MGSTAADMAASADEEACMFALQLASSSILPMTVKNAIELGLLEILVAAGGKSLTPTEVAAKLPSAANPEAPDMVDRMLRLLASYNVVTCLVEEGKDGRLSRSYGAAPVCKFLTPNEDGGSMAALALINQDKVLMDSWYYIKDAVLDGGIPFNKVYGMSAFEYNGTDPRFNRVCNEGMKNHSIIITKKLLELYHGFQGLGTLVDVGGGVGATVAAIAAHYPAIKGVNFDLPHVISEAPPFPGVTHVDGDMFKEVPSGDAILMKWILHDWSDQHCATLLKNCYDGLPAHGKVVLVECILPVNPEAKPSSQEVLQLDMIMLAISPRGRERYEREFEALARGAGFAGVKSTYIYANAWAIEFTK; the protein is encoded by the exons CCTCCAGCTCGCCTCCTCGTCGATCCTCCCGATGACGGTGAAGAACGCCATCGAGCTTGGCCTCCTGGAGATCCTGGTGGCCGCCGGCGGCAAGTCGCTGACCCCGACCGAGGTCGCCGCCAAGCTCCCGTCCGCGGCGAACCCGGAAGCGCCGGACATGGTAGACCGCATGCTCCGGCTGCTGGCGTCGTACAACGTCGTTACGTGCCTGGTGGAGGAGGGCAAGGACGGCCGCCTCTCCCGGAGCTACGGCGCCGCGCCCGTGTGCAAGTTCCTCACCCCCAACGAGGACGGCGGCTCCATGGCGGCGCTCGCGCTCATAAACCAGGACAAGGTCCTCATGGATAGCTG GTACTACATCAAGGACGCGGTGCTTGACGGCGGCATCCCGTTCAATAAGGTGTACGGCATGTCGGCGTTCGAGTACAATGGCACGGACCCGCGCTTCAACCGCGTCTGCAACGAAGGGATGAAGAAccactccatcatcatcaccaagaagctcctcgagCTCTACCACGGCTTCCAGGGCCTCGGCACCCTCgtcgacgtcggcggcggcgtcggcgccactgtggccgccatcgccgcccacTACCCCGCCATCAAGGGGGTCAACTTCGACCTCCCCCACGTAATCTCCGaggcgccgccgttcccgggcgTCACCCACGTCGACGGCGACATGTTCAAGGAGGTTCCCTCGGGCGACGCCATCCTCATGAAGTGGATCCTCCACGACTGGAGTGACCAGCACTGCGCCACGCTGCTCAAGAACTGCTACGACGGGCTGCCGGCGCACGGCAAGGTCGTGCTCGTCGAGTGCATCCTGCCGGTCAACCCGGAGGCCAAGCCCAGCTCCCAGGAGGTGCTCCAGCTCGACATGATCATGCTCGCGATCAGCCCCAGAGGCAGGGAGAGGTACGAGAGGGAGTTCGAGGCCCTCGCCAGGGGAGCTGGATTCGCCGGCGTCAAGTCCACATACATCTATGCCAACGCGTGGGCCATCGAGTTCACCAAGTAG